The following is a genomic window from Zalophus californianus isolate mZalCal1 chromosome 10, mZalCal1.pri.v2, whole genome shotgun sequence.
AAGAATGTGCAGGTCCTTCCagtaaagaaggaagagaggaaaacatgtggcacagatacacagagagagaaatgacatcATGGGATTGGCTTGAAAAGTCGGGAAGGaacggtggggggtgggggtgggatgggggggtggggtgggggtggtggggcggGTTGGGACCCGGAGGGCTAGGGGCCAAGTGTGGGAGAGGGCTGAGTCCATTTGGTTTCATTCTTTGTAAAAAGTAATACCATCACGAGGACCATGCCATGCAACCTCAAAGCCACCTCTGGACGTTGCCCCTGAGGCTGTGCTGGGGCGGAGGCCAGAGGGCAGAGGTCAAGTTCAGACGGGCGTGGTGCGCCTGTTGGCCGGATTATTATGCAGCGACTCTTTGAACTCTTTGGGCGTGGAATTGTGGAACTGTAGAAAAGCGTGGTCCCGGTCGGAATTGAGGAGGGTCCCCATGGTGATCTTTGAGGGGTCCCGGGAGAGGGTGAACATGGAGATGTCAGTGGAAGGGATGGTGTGGAAGCCTTTGCTGATGGGGGACAGGTCTCGGGATCTGGGCTCCGTGGAGCGAGAACTTGACCGCCTCCTGAATCTATACCTGTAGGGTGGAAGGCGAGCGAAGGTAGATTTCTTCAGGAGCTCTGAGTGGGATTTGGCACGTAGCTGCTGATGTTTTTCTATGTAGATGTGCACAGCAACAACTCCCACAATTTCTGCAATGATGAAAGAGAAGGCCCCGAAATAAAAGGACCAGCCATAGGAGTAGCTTTTTTTGGAGTCACGCTGCCCGGGGTCTCCGGCATTGGCTGATATATAAACTATGATGCCGATGATGTTGCTTAACCctaagagaagggaagagaaaaatatgtcttttataCATGTCAGAGGTAACTGTCGCTTTGAGCCTCGAACGATTTGTAGGAAATGTGGAGGGAACTGGGAGACAAGCAGAATGGGTTTATGGCCAGGAAATCCAACCCCTGGGCCTTTCTTGCACCGTCCGTCCCTGGGGAAAGGAGGGATGTGGCGGCTGGGTCCCAGGGGGCGTGCGTTCAGCTACAGAATATACCCTATTCCTATAGCAAGGGTGGGCGAGCTCGGGATGCACGTGTTTTCCCTTACAAGCCATTCATTCCATCAAAACCTAATCTTCAGCTCTAAATCGTGAGGATGGTAAAACGAGGGAGCTACAGGTCCCTGCTCCTGAGCTCCTCGCTGTTAGGAGACGCTGACACGTAAAAGCAATTAGAGCAAAATAGAGTAAGGGCTCTACCAGAAACACATAAAAACTGGTTCGGGAGCAAAAGGAGGCAGAACAGGTAAGCCACTGGGGTTTGAAAACAAGGTGACATTGCATAGGGTTGAGCTGGGAGACTAAAGGCTGCACACTGATTGTGCAGGATGAGAGAAAGGATCGAGAATGACCTGCTAGGGTTTTCGCTGGGCTGACGAAGGAGGTTGGTGGCATCTTGAGCCTAAAGTAAGAGGCAGCAGAGAGAACAGGTTTAGAGAGCAGGGAAGATGTGACTACATGGAGTTGGACATGCTTAGGGAGAGTATAAATGCAGCAGTCTGGTGGACATAGATGGGTCTGCCCCGGCGGTTTGGGGAGCTAAGGAACCCAAGGGGAAGGGATGGTAGCTTCCTAAGTCTTTTCATCTGCACAGGATAAGATAATGCTTTAGATAAGCTGTCGTTTGAGCATCGGGAATTGGGGAGCAAGCAGCCGCTGTCCCCAGCAGGCCAGGCGTGCAGACTTAGCGGTCCCCCAGGTGCCAATTGGAGAGGTGCTGGAAATGGTCACTTGGAGGTGAATTGATTCTCTAGGGAGTGGTAAGAAAACAATAGACTTGAGGGCCCAGGGGCTGTGATTATCTCTGACAGCCTTtctcacattattattatttttttaaagattttatttatttatttagagagcatgagtgagcgggggtagggggcagatggagagggagagagaatctcaagcagactccttgctagcacagagcccgacgcggggctcgatcccacgaccctgcgattgtgacctgagcccccgaaaccaagagtcgactgggccacccaggagcgcCCCGCCTTTCTCACATTATTGTTCCAAAGGTGGAATGTCTCTTGTGCTTCAAGGGCCTCATCTAGGCCATGATACCAACAATGACTCAGGGAGGTTGTATATCAGG
Proteins encoded in this region:
- the CACNG3 gene encoding voltage-dependent calcium channel gamma-3 subunit, translating into MRMCDRGIQMLITTVGAFAAFSLMTIAVGTDYWLYSRGVCRTKSTSDNETSRKNEEVMTHSGLWRTCCLEGAFRGVCKKIDHFPEDADYEQDTAEYLLREGPLRASSVFPILSVTLLFFGGALRGSPASSTEADNNVILSAGIFFVSAGLSNIIGIIVYISANAGDPGQRDSKKSYSYGWSFYFGAFSFIIAEIVGVVAVHIYIEKHQQLRAKSHSELLKKSTFARLPPYRYRFRRRSSSRSTEPRSRDLSPISKGFHTIPSTDISMFTLSRDPSKITMGTLLNSDRDHAFLQFHNSTPKEFKESLHNNPANRRTTPV